Proteins encoded together in one Mycobacterium simiae window:
- a CDS encoding cobyrinate a,c-diamide synthase has protein sequence MSAPAVVIAAPASGSGKTTVATGLIGALRQAGHIVAPFKVGPDFIDPGYHTVAAGRPGRNLDPVMVGEQLIGPLYTHGAAGADIAVIEGVMGLFDGRIGAGAATAPAGSTAHVAALVGAPVILVVDARGQSHSIAALLHGFSTFDTGIRIAGVILNRVGSLRHEQVLRQACEHTGVPVLGAIGRNAELELPTRYLGLVTAVEYGRRARLAVDAMTALVARHVDLGAVMAVARSQSPSAPWDPVTAVGEADGRRHARMARVAMAAGKAFSFGYAEHAELLRAAGADVVDFDPLVDTLPEGADAVVLPGGFPEQFAAELSANDVVRQQIKRLAGSGAPVHAECAGLIYLTSELDGYPMCGALSATARFTPNLTLAYRDAVAVAESALYPVGARVVGHEFHRTAITFTESYQPAWRYPAATAEESTAAMGDGRDGRDGVVHAGVHASYLHTHPAAVPDAVARFVARAASLRA, from the coding sequence GTGAGTGCCCCCGCGGTCGTCATTGCCGCACCCGCCTCCGGCAGTGGAAAGACCACCGTCGCAACGGGTTTGATCGGGGCGTTGCGGCAGGCTGGGCACATCGTCGCGCCGTTCAAGGTGGGCCCGGACTTCATCGACCCCGGTTACCACACGGTGGCCGCCGGACGGCCCGGACGCAACCTCGACCCGGTCATGGTAGGGGAGCAGCTCATTGGGCCGCTTTATACCCACGGTGCTGCCGGCGCCGACATCGCGGTGATCGAAGGCGTGATGGGGCTGTTCGACGGCCGGATCGGGGCGGGCGCCGCCACCGCGCCCGCGGGTTCGACGGCCCACGTCGCCGCCCTGGTCGGCGCACCGGTGATCCTGGTGGTCGACGCGCGTGGTCAAAGCCACAGCATTGCCGCACTGTTGCACGGATTTTCGACGTTCGATACCGGGATCCGGATCGCGGGGGTCATCCTCAACCGGGTGGGATCGTTGCGCCACGAGCAGGTGTTACGACAGGCGTGTGAGCACACCGGTGTCCCGGTGCTGGGCGCGATTGGGCGCAATGCCGAATTAGAGTTGCCGACCAGGTATCTGGGTCTGGTGACCGCCGTCGAATACGGCCGACGGGCGCGGCTCGCGGTCGACGCGATGACCGCGCTGGTCGCGCGCCACGTCGACCTGGGCGCGGTGATGGCGGTCGCACGTAGCCAGAGTCCCAGCGCGCCTTGGGATCCGGTTACCGCGGTGGGTGAGGCCGACGGCCGTCGGCACGCCAGGATGGCCCGGGTCGCGATGGCCGCCGGAAAGGCCTTCAGCTTCGGCTATGCCGAACACGCCGAGTTGCTGCGCGCGGCAGGCGCCGACGTTGTCGACTTCGATCCGCTCGTCGACACGCTGCCGGAGGGCGCCGACGCCGTCGTGCTGCCCGGCGGCTTCCCCGAACAGTTCGCAGCCGAGCTGTCGGCCAATGATGTTGTCCGGCAACAGATCAAGCGACTGGCCGGGTCCGGTGCGCCGGTGCATGCCGAATGCGCCGGCCTGATCTATCTGACCTCCGAACTCGACGGCTATCCGATGTGCGGGGCGCTGAGTGCCACGGCGCGGTTCACGCCGAATCTGACGTTGGCGTATCGCGACGCGGTTGCGGTGGCGGAGTCGGCGCTGTATCCGGTCGGGGCGCGGGTGGTGGGCCACGAGTTCCACCGGACTGCGATCACATTCACCGAGAGCTATCAGCCGGCGTGGAGGTACCCGGCAGCCACGGCCGAGGAGTCCACCGCGGCGATGGGCGACGGCCGCGACGGCCGCGACGGTGTTGTGCATGCCGGCGTGCACGCGTCTTATCTGCACACGCACCCCGCCGCCGTGCCGGATGCGGTGGCGCGCTTCGTGGCCCGTGCCGCAAGCTTGCGAGCCTAA